GTTAAATCCGGCGTTGTTCACCAATATGTCGACATGAATGTTCTGATTTTTAACAGCAGAAAATATTTCTTCTGGCGCGTTGGGCTCCGAAATATCCTTTGCAATAACGTAAATTGCAACATTGTAATTGCGCTCTAGATCTTCTTTTTGCGAATTCAGCTTTTCCCCGTTTCTCGAAACCAAAACAAGGTTAAATCTCTCTTTTGCAAACTTTTTGCTAAGTTCAAGTCCGATACCACTTGTGGTTCCAGTTATAAGCACCGTTTTCGTTTCATTCTGTTTTTTGTTTTTCATTTAATCCTCCAAATATAATGACCATGGGTCATTATGTATGTAAAAAAAATTTAGCTGCTACGGATCGTTTTCATACCATTGACAATAATTGTCAACATTTCAGATAATTTTTCTTCTAATCTCAACTGAAAGACCTCCATTTTTTCAGTTTCAATAACTTTTTTAACCACTGGTGCAGGGCGTGAAAGCTGAATGATACCTATTAGCAACGCCTGAAAATGAAGTAAAAACCTTGCTCCATCGTTTTCACTAAAAAAAGGTAGGCATTGTTCGACCAACTCCCCGGTTGCGAGTACTTCAGCAAGTAGGAACTTCTTGAAATCCAACGCGGTTTCATAGTCGATGTTTTGTTCCAGGATAATATGAAGTATGGGTGTGAGCTGGAGCATCAAAGGTTGGCACGCGAGGGAATCCATAATATTTTTAACGAA
This Nitrospinota bacterium DNA region includes the following protein-coding sequences:
- a CDS encoding TetR family transcriptional regulator → MVKKLRAVSSDEKLERRETILNAAVDLLGKGDFQNISVSRIARKAGLAKGTIFLYFKTKEDLFLQLQIREYKSWFENFKGRLKASLQRKKFGDIEEFVKNIMDSLACQPLMLQLTPILHIILEQNIDYETALDFKKFLLAEVLATGELVEQCLPFFSENDGARFLLHFQALLIGIIQLSRPAPVVKKVIETEKMEVFQLRLEEKLSEMLTIIVNGMKTIRSS